Proteins co-encoded in one Lacerta agilis isolate rLacAgi1 chromosome 6, rLacAgi1.pri, whole genome shotgun sequence genomic window:
- the TFEB gene encoding transcription factor EB: MASRIGLRMQLMREQVQQEEQRERMQQQAMMHYMQQQQQMPMAPTPAINTPVHFQSPPSVPGEVLKVQSFLENPTTYHLQRSRDKKVQEFLSETYGNKFAPLLSAPSPKPPPSVSPGVRPSHVMPSSAGNSTPNSPMAMLNIGSNPEREIDDVIEDIMQLTTTVGCINPEIHMPNTLPLSSSHMNVYSSDLQMTPSVVGMTSSSCPADLTQKRELTDAENRALAKERQKKDNHNLIERRRRFNINDRIKELGMLIPKAGDLDVRWNKGTILKASVDYIRRMQKDLQRSRDLENHSRHLEMANKQLWLRIQELEMQARVHGLPTASPSGMNMAELAQQVVKQETPGEEDTTQIQPPPQPPLHPEQEAQQHQPHFAPPQSPYHQLDFTHGLSFDDNSRGFHDPLDPSQNVSFPSLSKKELDLMLMEDTMLPMASDPLFSAVSPEASKASSRRSSFSMEDTDML, encoded by the exons ATGGCGTCGCGAATTGGCTTGCGGATGCAGCTCATGCGAGAGCAAGTCCAACAAGAGGAGCAACGGGAGCGCATGCAGCAGCAGGCAATGATGCATtacatgcagcaacagcagcagatgccAATGGCTCCAACCCCTGCCATCAACACACCAGTTCATTTCCAGTCACCACCATCTGTGCCGGGAGAAGTCTTAAAG gttcagtccttccTGGAGAACCCTACCACATACCACCTTCAACGGTCACGAGACAAGAAGGTCCAAgaattcctgtctgaaacctatGGGAACAAGTTTGCTCCGCTGCTCAGTGCTCCATCTCCTAAGCCTCCTCCTTCTGTCTCGCCTGGCGTGAGGCCGAGCCATGTCATGCCCTCCTCTGCCGGCAACAGTACCCCCAACAGCCCAATGGCAATGCTCAACATTGGCTCCAACCCAGAAAGGGAG ATAGATGATGTCATTGAAGACATAATGCAGCTGACAACTACTGTGGGGTGCATTAATCCAGAAATCCATATGCCAAATACT ctgcCATTGTCCAGCAGCCACATGAATGTGTATAGCAGCGATCTTCAGATGACACCCTCTGTGGTGGGCATGACCAGCAGCTCCTGCCCGGCAGATCTGACGCAGAAGAGAGAGCTCACGG ATGCAGAGAACCGTGCATTGGCTAAGGAACGCCAGAAGAAGGACAATCACAATCTGA TTGAAAGAAGACGAAGGTTCAACATCAATGATCGCATTAAGGAACTAGGAATGCTCATCCCCAAAGCTGGAGACCT GGATGTGCGCTGGAACAAAGGGACAATCCTGAAAGCCTCTGTTGATTACATCAGGAGGATGCAGAAAGACTTGCAAAGGTCACGAGATCTTGAGAATCATTCTCGGCACCTGGAAATGGCAAACAAGCAGCTCTGGCTCCGCATACAG GAGCTGGAGATGCAGGCCCGAGTCCATGGCCTACCAACTGCTTCACCTTCTGGCATGAACATGGCTGAACTCGCTCAGCAAGTTGTGAAGCAAGAAACCCCTGGAGAAGAGGACACAACACAGATCCAGCCGCCACCGCAGCCACCACTCCATCCTGAGCAGGAGGCCCAGCAGCACCAGCCTCACTTTGCTCCTCCGCAGTCCCCTTACCACCAGCTGGACTTCACTCACGGCCTGAGCTTTGACGACAACTCGAGAGGCTTCCACGACCCTCTGGACCCCAGCCAAAATGTCTCCTTCCCTTCTCTGTCCAAGAAGGAGCTGGACTTGATGCTGATGGAGGATACCATGCTGCCCATGGCGTCTGACCCCTTGTTCTCTGCCGTGTCCCCGGAAGCTTCAAAGGCTAGCAGTCGCAGAAGCAGCTTCAGCATGGAGGACACAGATATGCTGTGA